Proteins co-encoded in one Polynucleobacter sp. MWH-UH19D genomic window:
- the nuoK gene encoding NADH-quinone oxidoreductase subunit NuoK encodes MTITLAHYLVLSAILFATSVIGIFLNRKNVIVLLMAIELMLLSVNMNFVAFSHYLGDMAGQVFVFFILTVAAAEAAIGLAILVVLFRKVDTINAEDLGHLKG; translated from the coding sequence ATGACTATCACTCTGGCTCACTATCTCGTGCTTAGCGCCATTCTTTTCGCCACCAGTGTGATTGGCATTTTCTTAAATCGCAAGAATGTCATCGTTTTATTAATGGCAATTGAACTGATGTTGCTATCAGTCAATATGAACTTTGTAGCCTTCTCTCATTATCTTGGTGATATGGCTGGTCAAGTATTTGTATTCTTTATTTTGACTGTGGCTGCCGCTGAAGCGGCAATTGGCTTGGCAATCTTAGTTGTGCTCTTCCGTAAGGTTGACACAATCAATGCCGAAGACCTAGGCCACCTTAAAGGCTAG
- a CDS encoding DUF1178 family protein, with protein sequence MKVYNLACPLDHRFEGWFASEEDCLAQQEKGMLACPVCDSVEVTRMPSAPHIAKSSTALVNVSEDATAATPGEVVALTGNDHSQLEAQVQAAFLKGMRELMGKSEDVGTAFAEEARKIHYKEAPERSIRGQTTLDEAESLREEGIEVLAVPIIPAFKNTLQ encoded by the coding sequence ATGAAAGTTTATAACCTCGCTTGCCCATTGGATCATCGTTTTGAAGGTTGGTTCGCTTCAGAAGAAGATTGTCTTGCTCAGCAAGAGAAGGGAATGCTTGCCTGTCCTGTTTGTGACAGCGTGGAAGTTACCCGCATGCCATCAGCCCCGCATATTGCAAAATCCTCCACCGCTTTAGTTAATGTATCTGAGGATGCTACTGCCGCCACGCCTGGTGAAGTAGTTGCATTAACGGGTAATGACCATTCCCAGTTGGAAGCTCAAGTTCAAGCCGCCTTTTTAAAGGGGATGCGTGAGCTTATGGGTAAGTCAGAGGATGTTGGTACTGCGTTTGCCGAAGAGGCTAGGAAGATTCACTATAAAGAAGCTCCCGAGCGCAGCATTCGTGGACAAACCACTTTAGATGAGGCTGAGTCTCTTCGAGAAGAGGGAATAGAGGTGTTGGCTGTACCGATCATTCCCGCATTCAAAAATACTTTGCAATAA
- the nuoL gene encoding NADH-quinone oxidoreductase subunit L, with translation MQLTLTIPVLCAIPLAPLFGSIIAGFFGTKLGGSRIGHGACQFVTILGVAIAFALSCNVLAQVMDGFYFNGTVYRWMQLGELNLDIGFLIDPLTATMMCVVTFVSLMVHIYTIGYMHGEEGYNRFFSYISLFTFAMLMLVMSNNLLQLFFGWEAVGVVSYLLIGFYFERQSAVFANMKAFLVNRVGDFGFILGIGLLLASTGSMQYDVIFSQNTALAAQTLPGTGWNLLTVACICLFIGAMGKSAQFPLHVWLPDSMEGPTPISALIHAATMVTAGIFMVSRMSPLFELSDVALSFILVIGSITALFMGFLGIVQNDIKRVVAYSTLSQLGYMTVALGVSAYPVAIFHLMTHAFFKALLFLAAGSVILGMHHEQDMRKMGGLWKYMPITCLMMLLGNLALIGTPFFSGFYSKDSIIEAVAASHIPGSGFAYFAVMASVFVTALYSFRLYFWVFHGKARWGHADPHDHHHDHAEQGDDHAHHVLAPGEKPHESPLVVTLPLILLAIPSVIIGFYTITPLLFGTYFGDSIFIDLARHPVMKELAEEFHGPVAMAIHAFSSPVLGLVVLGVLTAAIGYLWAPGLPTKFAQTFAPIKKLFDNKYYLDDLNQAVFAKGLIWIGGILWHRGDQKVIDGFLVNGSAHTVGRFAGVIRHLQSGYVYHYAFAMIAGLAVLLAWVLYAYLPFVR, from the coding sequence ATGCAATTAACCTTAACTATTCCTGTTCTCTGCGCAATTCCATTGGCGCCATTATTTGGCTCCATCATTGCCGGTTTCTTTGGTACCAAATTAGGCGGTAGCCGAATTGGTCATGGAGCATGCCAATTTGTAACTATTTTGGGTGTTGCAATAGCATTTGCCTTGTCATGCAATGTTTTGGCCCAGGTGATGGATGGCTTCTACTTTAATGGTACTGTGTATCGCTGGATGCAATTAGGAGAGCTTAATTTAGATATTGGGTTTTTGATTGATCCATTGACCGCAACCATGATGTGCGTTGTCACTTTTGTGTCCTTAATGGTACACATTTACACAATTGGTTACATGCATGGTGAAGAGGGTTACAACCGTTTCTTCTCCTATATCTCTTTGTTTACTTTCGCCATGCTCATGTTGGTGATGAGTAACAATTTGTTACAACTATTCTTTGGCTGGGAAGCGGTGGGCGTTGTTTCCTATTTATTGATTGGTTTTTACTTCGAGCGTCAGTCCGCCGTCTTTGCCAATATGAAAGCCTTCCTGGTTAACCGCGTAGGTGACTTTGGATTTATTTTGGGAATTGGGTTGTTGCTGGCGAGTACGGGCTCTATGCAGTATGACGTTATCTTTTCGCAAAATACGGCATTAGCAGCACAAACATTGCCAGGTACTGGCTGGAATCTCTTAACGGTTGCATGTATCTGCTTATTTATTGGTGCGATGGGTAAGTCTGCGCAGTTCCCATTGCATGTCTGGCTCCCAGACTCTATGGAAGGTCCAACACCCATTTCTGCGTTGATTCACGCGGCAACCATGGTTACTGCTGGCATCTTTATGGTGTCCCGTATGTCACCGCTGTTTGAGCTTTCGGATGTTGCTCTGAGCTTCATCTTAGTCATTGGCTCTATCACTGCACTGTTTATGGGATTCTTGGGAATCGTACAGAACGACATCAAGCGTGTTGTTGCGTATTCCACGCTTTCCCAGTTGGGCTACATGACAGTTGCACTTGGTGTATCTGCTTACCCAGTTGCTATTTTCCATTTGATGACCCACGCATTCTTTAAGGCGTTGCTATTCCTTGCTGCAGGTAGCGTCATTCTGGGTATGCATCATGAGCAGGACATGCGCAAGATGGGTGGTCTCTGGAAATACATGCCAATTACTTGTCTCATGATGTTGCTCGGTAATCTCGCCTTAATTGGCACGCCATTCTTCTCAGGCTTTTATTCAAAAGACTCGATTATTGAAGCGGTAGCAGCAAGCCACATTCCTGGATCTGGTTTTGCATACTTTGCGGTGATGGCTAGCGTATTTGTTACGGCTTTGTATTCATTCCGCCTCTACTTCTGGGTTTTTCATGGAAAGGCTCGCTGGGGTCATGCAGATCCTCATGATCATCATCATGATCATGCAGAGCAGGGTGATGACCACGCGCACCACGTCTTAGCTCCAGGTGAGAAACCTCATGAGTCACCGCTGGTTGTTACCTTGCCACTGATTTTGTTGGCAATTCCATCTGTGATCATTGGCTTCTACACCATTACTCCGCTGCTGTTTGGTACCTATTTTGGCGATTCAATTTTTATTGACCTTGCTCGTCATCCAGTAATGAAGGAGCTCGCAGAAGAATTCCATGGGCCAGTCGCAATGGCGATACATGCATTTAGTTCTCCAGTCCTGGGGTTGGTTGTATTGGGTGTCTTGACTGCTGCCATTGGCTATTTATGGGCTCCTGGCTTACCTACTAAGTTTGCGCAGACGTTTGCACCTATCAAAAAATTATTTGATAACAAGTACTACCTCGATGATTTAAATCAGGCGGTATTTGCCAAGGGCCTTATTTGGATTGGCGGAATTCTTTGGCATCGTGGAGATCAGAAAGTGATAGATGGTTTCCTAGTTAACGGAAGCGCCCATACAGTAGGGCGCTTTGCTGGAGTGATTCGTCATTTGCAATCCGGTTATGTGTATCACTACGCCTTCGCAATGATTGCGGGCTTGGCGGTATTGCTTGCTTGGGTTTTATATGCTTACCTGCCTTTTGTTCGTTAG
- a CDS encoding NADH-quinone oxidoreductase subunit J — translation MTFDPSTLFAVFFYGFAGLLVVSALRVITARNPVHAALFLVLAFFCASGIWMLLKAEFLSLALILVYVGAVMVLFLFVVMMLDLDLEHLRRDFKKFLPIAFLMGAVIVLELSIVIIRSFIGTNAPVQLMPEEVMASNTQSLGMLIFGDYVYAFEVAGVILLVAIIAAVALTLRNRKDSKSQSIHDQVNVVAAERMKIVKMSADINAKQDARGEKK, via the coding sequence ATGACATTCGATCCATCCACTTTATTTGCCGTATTTTTTTACGGATTCGCTGGCTTACTGGTAGTTTCTGCATTGCGCGTGATTACTGCCCGCAATCCAGTTCATGCAGCCTTATTTTTGGTTCTTGCATTCTTCTGTGCATCGGGCATTTGGATGCTACTTAAGGCCGAATTCTTGAGCTTGGCATTGATTCTGGTTTATGTTGGAGCCGTAATGGTTCTATTCTTGTTCGTTGTCATGATGTTAGATCTTGATTTGGAACATTTACGCCGTGACTTTAAAAAGTTTCTTCCGATTGCATTCTTGATGGGTGCGGTGATTGTTCTTGAGTTGTCTATTGTGATTATCAGAAGCTTTATAGGCACTAATGCTCCAGTTCAGCTAATGCCAGAGGAAGTGATGGCAAGCAATACTCAATCATTGGGTATGTTGATATTTGGTGATTATGTTTATGCATTTGAGGTTGCCGGTGTGATTCTGCTGGTAGCTATTATTGCTGCTGTTGCTCTTACATTGCGCAATCGCAAGGATTCAAAATCACAAAGTATTCATGATCAAGTGAATGTTGTGGCTGCAGAGCGCATGAAAATTGTTAAGATGAGCGCAGATATCAATGCCAAGCAAGATGCTAGAGGAGAAAAGAAATGA
- a CDS encoding CoA-acylating methylmalonate-semialdehyde dehydrogenase → MNAPQAFESKEDIGHYVGGSVVNPKDGRFSDVYNPAKGAVARRVALASRKEVDAAVTIAQKAFESWSQTSPLRRARILFKYLELLNANRDELAAMITAEHGKVFTDAQGEVTRGIEILEFATGIPELLKGDYTEQVSTDIDNWVMRQPLGVVAGITPFNFPVMVPMWMFPMAIACGNTFILKPSPTDPSASLFMAKLLKEAGLPDGVFNVVQGDKEAVDALIENPDVKAISFVGSTPIANYIYERCAHFGKRSQALGGAKNHMVIMPDADIDKAIDALVGAAYGSAGERCMAISVAVLVGDVAEKIMPKLIERTKTLKVKNGMELDAEMGPIVTKAALDRITGYIESGVASGAKLLVDGRGFKVPGNENGYFLGGTLFDNVTPNMKIYLEEIFGPVLSCVRVANFTEALNLVNACEFGNGVACFTSDGNIAREFARRVQVGMVGINVPIPVPMAWHGFGGWKKSLFGDMHAYGKEGVRFYTKQKSVMQRWPESIAKGAEFVMPTSK, encoded by the coding sequence ATGAATGCACCGCAAGCCTTTGAATCAAAAGAAGATATTGGCCACTATGTAGGTGGCTCCGTTGTTAATCCAAAAGATGGTCGTTTTTCAGACGTCTATAACCCTGCTAAAGGGGCTGTTGCACGCAGAGTTGCTTTAGCCAGTCGCAAGGAAGTAGATGCTGCTGTCACTATTGCTCAAAAGGCATTTGAAAGCTGGAGTCAAACTAGCCCCCTTAGGCGTGCACGCATTCTTTTTAAATATCTTGAATTACTCAATGCCAATCGTGACGAATTAGCAGCCATGATTACCGCTGAGCACGGTAAAGTTTTTACCGATGCACAAGGTGAAGTGACTCGCGGTATTGAAATTTTAGAATTTGCAACAGGCATTCCCGAGCTTCTCAAGGGTGATTACACCGAACAAGTTTCGACCGATATTGATAACTGGGTAATGCGCCAGCCCTTAGGCGTTGTTGCTGGCATTACCCCATTTAACTTTCCTGTCATGGTGCCAATGTGGATGTTCCCGATGGCGATCGCCTGCGGAAATACATTCATCTTAAAGCCTAGCCCAACAGATCCTTCTGCTTCTTTATTTATGGCTAAGCTTCTCAAGGAAGCCGGACTCCCAGATGGAGTATTTAACGTTGTCCAGGGGGACAAAGAGGCGGTTGATGCTTTGATCGAGAACCCAGATGTAAAAGCAATAAGCTTTGTTGGTTCAACCCCAATCGCAAACTATATTTATGAGCGCTGCGCTCACTTTGGCAAACGTTCTCAGGCGCTTGGTGGCGCTAAGAACCATATGGTCATCATGCCTGATGCTGATATAGATAAAGCAATTGATGCCTTGGTTGGCGCTGCTTATGGCTCTGCTGGAGAGCGTTGTATGGCAATTTCAGTAGCAGTACTCGTTGGCGATGTAGCTGAGAAAATCATGCCAAAATTGATTGAGCGCACTAAAACACTCAAAGTCAAAAACGGCATGGAGTTAGACGCTGAGATGGGCCCTATTGTTACCAAAGCAGCTCTTGATCGCATTACTGGTTATATTGAAAGTGGCGTAGCTTCTGGCGCAAAACTATTGGTGGATGGCCGCGGCTTCAAAGTACCCGGCAACGAAAACGGCTACTTCCTAGGTGGAACATTATTTGACAACGTTACGCCAAATATGAAGATTTATCTCGAAGAAATCTTTGGTCCAGTACTATCCTGTGTGCGTGTAGCCAACTTCACCGAGGCACTGAATCTCGTAAATGCTTGTGAGTTTGGCAATGGAGTTGCTTGCTTTACCAGTGACGGCAATATCGCACGTGAATTCGCCCGTCGAGTTCAGGTTGGAATGGTGGGCATTAATGTACCAATCCCAGTTCCAATGGCTTGGCATGGATTTGGTGGCTGGAAAAAATCCCTCTTTGGCGATATGCATGCATACGGCAAGGAAGGTGTCCGCTTTTATACCAAGCAAAAGAGCGTGATGCAACGCTGGCCCGAGAGCATAGCAAAAGGTGCCGAGTTTGTGATGCCTACCTCGAAATAA
- the nuoN gene encoding NADH-quinone oxidoreductase subunit NuoN produces MQAFDLYAVLPELVLLLATCILLVASVYVRENVKSVPGVEQDIFHTPRGVGFVYFFSLILLAYLFLAFIGRLNEVSLVAMNGLFQSDSLSNLLKACSCAAVFVSLIYSKQYLTDRALFRPDFIVLVLLALLGQFVLISGANLLTLYLGLELMALPMYALVAMRHTSEKSVEAGIKYFILGALASGFLLYGMSMLYGVTGSLDLIEIFKTVADPRINHLVMAFGLVFIVAGLAFKLGVVPFHMWVPDVYQGAPTAVTLMIAAAPKLAAFALLFRLLVNTLLPLMGDWQPMLVLLAILSLIVGNITAIAQTNVKRMLAYSAIAQMGFVLLGMLSVFDDHAFSASMFYVITYVLTTLGTFGLLMLLSRKGYDCETLEGLKGLNKQHPWFAFIGLVMMFSLAGIPPTVGFAAKLGVLEALVDAEHTFLAIIAVIASLIGAFYYLRVVKVMYFDEPAHDHGVSGSGFAKGVLSLNTILVLVIGIIPASLMSICLDAMRRTLLGS; encoded by the coding sequence ATGCAAGCATTCGATCTATACGCCGTCCTGCCGGAACTCGTTTTACTACTTGCTACCTGCATACTGCTTGTAGCAAGTGTTTATGTGCGCGAAAATGTGAAGTCTGTACCAGGGGTAGAGCAAGATATTTTTCATACTCCCCGTGGTGTAGGTTTTGTCTACTTTTTCTCATTAATCCTCCTGGCCTATCTCTTTCTAGCCTTCATTGGCCGTTTAAATGAGGTTTCCCTGGTGGCGATGAATGGATTGTTCCAGTCAGATTCGTTATCAAATCTTCTAAAAGCATGTTCATGCGCAGCAGTATTTGTGAGCTTAATTTACTCTAAACAGTATCTAACTGATCGCGCTTTATTCCGTCCGGACTTTATTGTCTTGGTTTTATTAGCCTTGTTAGGTCAGTTTGTATTGATTTCAGGCGCAAATTTATTGACTCTGTATCTTGGTTTAGAGTTGATGGCATTGCCAATGTATGCGTTGGTGGCAATGCGTCATACAAGTGAGAAGAGCGTAGAGGCGGGTATTAAGTACTTCATCTTGGGTGCTCTTGCATCTGGTTTCTTGTTATATGGCATGTCGATGCTCTATGGTGTAACCGGTTCTTTGGACCTCATAGAGATATTTAAGACGGTAGCAGACCCACGTATCAATCATTTGGTAATGGCATTTGGCTTGGTCTTTATTGTCGCTGGCTTAGCATTCAAGCTTGGCGTGGTGCCATTTCATATGTGGGTACCAGATGTATATCAAGGTGCACCAACAGCCGTTACGCTGATGATTGCAGCTGCGCCTAAGTTAGCTGCTTTTGCCTTGCTATTTAGATTGCTGGTAAACACTTTATTACCATTAATGGGTGATTGGCAGCCTATGCTGGTCTTGCTGGCGATTCTTTCTTTAATTGTGGGTAACATTACTGCGATTGCGCAAACTAATGTGAAACGCATGTTGGCTTACTCTGCGATTGCGCAAATGGGCTTTGTCCTGCTTGGTATGCTCTCGGTCTTTGATGACCATGCGTTTAGTGCATCTATGTTTTATGTCATTACTTATGTCCTAACAACTTTAGGAACCTTCGGTCTTTTGATGTTGCTATCTCGCAAGGGTTACGATTGCGAAACATTGGAGGGCCTCAAGGGATTAAATAAACAGCATCCTTGGTTTGCCTTTATTGGTCTGGTAATGATGTTTTCACTAGCGGGTATCCCGCCAACGGTTGGCTTTGCGGCAAAATTAGGTGTTTTAGAGGCTTTAGTAGATGCTGAACACACTTTCTTGGCAATCATCGCCGTGATTGCATCCTTGATTGGCGCATTCTATTACCTCAGAGTTGTTAAGGTCATGTATTTCGATGAGCCGGCTCATGATCATGGCGTTTCTGGTTCCGGATTTGCCAAGGGAGTATTGAGTTTGAATACCATTTTAGTATTGGTAATTGGCATCATTCCAGCAAGTCTAATGAGTATTTGTTTAGATGCAATGCGCCGAACATTATTGGGTTCGTAA
- the nuoH gene encoding NADH-quinone oxidoreductase subunit NuoH — MENFLDLVTSQGEAIFGSLWPLVWALVRIVIIVLPMFGCVAYLTLWERKLIGWMHIRLGPNRVGPLGLLQPIADALKLLMKEIIAPTQASKVLYFIAPVMVIAPAFAAWAVIPFQAKMMLADVNAGLLYIMAISSIGVYGVILAGWSSNSKYPFLGAMRASAQMISYEIAMGFALVTVLLTSGSLNLSAIVESQEHGYFAQMGLNFLSWNWLPLLPMFLIYFISGVAETNRHPFDVVEGESEIVAGHMVEYSGMSFAMFFLAEYANMILIAAVASIMFLGGWLPIVDLPILRDIPGFFWLFGKTFFLLSCVIWLRATLPRYRYDQIMRLGWKIFIPISVFWVVVIGAWVVSPWNIWK; from the coding sequence ATGGAAAATTTCTTAGACCTCGTTACAAGCCAAGGTGAAGCTATTTTTGGGTCATTATGGCCCTTAGTTTGGGCTTTGGTTCGTATTGTCATTATTGTTCTACCAATGTTTGGATGTGTAGCGTATCTAACCTTGTGGGAGCGTAAATTAATAGGTTGGATGCATATTCGTCTTGGCCCCAATCGCGTAGGTCCATTGGGCTTATTGCAGCCAATTGCTGACGCATTAAAACTATTGATGAAGGAGATTATTGCTCCTACTCAAGCAAGTAAAGTTTTGTATTTCATTGCACCAGTGATGGTGATTGCACCAGCATTCGCGGCTTGGGCGGTAATCCCATTCCAGGCGAAGATGATGTTGGCTGATGTCAATGCCGGGCTTCTCTACATCATGGCTATATCGTCTATTGGCGTATACGGGGTTATCCTGGCGGGTTGGTCTTCTAACTCGAAGTACCCATTTTTAGGTGCAATGCGTGCATCAGCACAGATGATTTCTTATGAAATTGCCATGGGCTTTGCATTAGTGACTGTGTTGCTGACATCTGGCTCTTTAAATTTAAGCGCCATTGTGGAATCTCAAGAGCATGGTTACTTTGCTCAAATGGGTCTTAATTTCTTGTCATGGAATTGGTTGCCATTGCTACCCATGTTTTTGATCTACTTCATTTCGGGTGTAGCTGAAACTAACCGTCATCCATTTGACGTGGTTGAGGGTGAATCAGAAATTGTGGCAGGGCATATGGTTGAGTACTCCGGTATGTCATTTGCTATGTTCTTCCTGGCCGAATATGCCAACATGATTTTGATTGCAGCTGTTGCATCTATTATGTTCTTGGGCGGATGGTTGCCAATTGTTGATTTACCAATTTTGCGTGATATTCCAGGATTCTTCTGGCTGTTTGGCAAAACTTTCTTCTTGTTGTCTTGTGTTATTTGGTTGCGCGCTACATTGCCACGCTACCGTTATGACCAAATTATGCGTTTGGGCTGGAAGATCTTCATTCCTATCTCAGTATTCTGGGTGGTGGTTATCGGTGCATGGGTTGTGTCTCCATGGAATATTTGGAAATAA
- a CDS encoding NADH-quinone oxidoreductase subunit M has translation MTLSYAIWTPIIFGLIILFYGSEKPSAGVRWLALVGSIIGFIATLPLIISFDTANSGMQFVEKISWIPRYDINYYLGIDGISVWFIVLTAFINIFVVIAAWEVIDTKVSQYMASFMILSGLMIGVFAALDALLFYVFFEATLIPMYIIIGVWGGHNRIYAAFKFFLYTLLGSLLTLVAMLYLYNVTNTFDILAWQNARLDIVEQILLFAAFFMAFAVKVPMWPLHTWLPDVHVEAPTGGSVVLAAIMLKLGAYGFLRFSLPIAPDASQYLAPFVIFLSLVAVIYVGAVALVQKDMKKLVAYSSVAHMGFVTLGFFLFSPLGIEGGIVQMISHGFVAGAMFLSIGVLYDRMHTRQIADYGGVVHRMPAFTAFAVLMAMANCGLPATSGFVGEFMVILAAVDYDFVIGILAATALILGAAYSLWMVKRVFFGAIHNAHVEELKDLNAREYFMMAVLTICVIGMGVYPKPFTDIIHPAVINLLQHVAVSKL, from the coding sequence ATGACTCTTTCTTACGCTATCTGGACCCCAATTATTTTTGGACTCATTATTTTGTTTTATGGGTCTGAAAAGCCTTCTGCTGGAGTGCGCTGGTTAGCACTGGTTGGATCAATTATTGGTTTTATTGCGACTCTTCCATTAATTATTAGTTTTGACACCGCTAATTCAGGCATGCAGTTTGTAGAAAAAATTAGCTGGATTCCTCGTTACGACATTAACTACTACTTGGGTATTGATGGTATCTCGGTATGGTTCATCGTATTAACTGCATTCATCAATATTTTTGTGGTGATTGCTGCTTGGGAGGTGATTGATACCAAGGTATCTCAATATATGGCATCTTTCATGATCCTGTCTGGATTAATGATTGGCGTATTTGCTGCACTTGATGCATTGTTGTTTTACGTATTCTTCGAGGCAACACTCATTCCGATGTACATCATCATCGGCGTATGGGGCGGGCATAACCGTATCTATGCAGCCTTTAAGTTCTTTTTGTATACCTTGCTTGGCTCTTTGCTGACTTTGGTCGCGATGTTGTATCTCTATAACGTCACCAATACATTCGATATCTTGGCTTGGCAAAATGCTCGACTTGATATTGTTGAGCAAATCTTGTTATTTGCAGCATTCTTTATGGCTTTTGCGGTCAAGGTACCAATGTGGCCTTTGCACACATGGTTGCCAGACGTACACGTTGAAGCGCCAACTGGTGGTTCAGTCGTGTTGGCAGCGATTATGTTGAAGCTTGGTGCATACGGATTCTTGCGATTCTCATTGCCTATCGCGCCTGATGCAAGTCAGTATTTAGCCCCATTTGTTATTTTCCTATCACTAGTTGCTGTCATTTATGTTGGTGCAGTTGCCTTGGTGCAAAAGGACATGAAAAAGCTAGTGGCCTATTCTTCAGTGGCCCACATGGGCTTTGTCACCCTTGGCTTCTTCCTCTTTAGTCCACTAGGCATAGAGGGCGGTATTGTGCAAATGATTTCGCATGGATTCGTGGCAGGGGCAATGTTCCTATCAATCGGCGTGCTCTACGACCGCATGCATACTCGTCAAATTGCCGATTACGGTGGCGTAGTGCATCGCATGCCAGCATTTACTGCTTTTGCTGTTCTGATGGCGATGGCAAATTGCGGATTACCAGCTACCTCAGGTTTCGTCGGTGAATTTATGGTGATATTGGCTGCCGTAGATTATGACTTTGTGATTGGCATCTTGGCGGCTACTGCGTTGATCTTAGGTGCTGCGTATTCCTTGTGGATGGTAAAGCGCGTCTTCTTTGGCGCCATTCATAATGCGCACGTTGAAGAATTAAAAGATCTTAATGCGCGCGAATATTTCATGATGGCTGTATTAACCATTTGCGTTATTGGTATGGGTGTTTATCCAAAGCCATTTACAGACATTATTCATCCAGCTGTAATTAATCTGCTGCAGCACGTTGCTGTTAGCAAACTCTGA
- the nuoI gene encoding NADH-quinone oxidoreductase subunit NuoI, whose amino-acid sequence MFKKISQFLDSLMLKDILTGMSITGRYLFKPKITVQYPDEKTPLSNRFRGLHALRRYENGEERCIGCKLCEAVCPAYAITIETAERDDGTRRTTRYDIDLTKCIFCGFCEEACPVDAIVETNIFEYFGDKRGDLYFTKEMLLAVGDKYEKDIAANRAIDAPYR is encoded by the coding sequence ATGTTTAAGAAAATTTCCCAATTCCTCGATAGCTTGATGTTGAAAGACATCCTGACTGGTATGTCGATTACCGGTCGTTATCTCTTTAAACCAAAAATTACCGTTCAATACCCAGATGAAAAGACCCCATTGTCTAATCGTTTCCGTGGTTTGCATGCTTTACGCCGCTACGAAAATGGAGAAGAGCGTTGCATCGGTTGTAAATTGTGTGAGGCAGTTTGCCCAGCTTATGCAATTACGATTGAGACGGCGGAGCGGGATGATGGAACCCGCCGTACTACTCGCTATGACATCGATCTAACTAAGTGTATTTTTTGTGGATTCTGTGAAGAGGCTTGCCCGGTAGACGCTATTGTTGAGACCAATATCTTTGAATATTTTGGTGATAAACGCGGTGATTTGTACTTCACAAAAGAGATGCTTTTGGCTGTAGGCGATAAGTATGAAAAAGATATTGCCGCTAACCGCGCTATCGATGCGCCTTATCGTTAA
- a CDS encoding NUDIX hydrolase, with product MTEKSFENLPPDDKHLREDRIDGEDVYGGIFLNMKRDQVRLPDGKTALREYLTHPGAVAVVAILDDGRILLERQYRYPIAKACIEIPAGKLEAGEGHLLCAQRELEEETGYTAKKWSYIRRIHPVISYSTEFIDIYLAEGLIPGKSRLDSEEFLDVFAAPLQQLLHWIESGEITDVKTTISAYWLDRYRRGLIKPQALPEAI from the coding sequence ATGACTGAAAAATCATTTGAAAACTTGCCTCCCGACGATAAGCATTTGCGTGAAGATCGGATTGATGGTGAGGATGTCTATGGCGGCATCTTTTTAAATATGAAGCGCGATCAAGTGAGATTACCTGATGGTAAGACTGCTTTGCGTGAGTACTTAACTCATCCAGGCGCTGTGGCAGTTGTAGCAATCCTAGATGACGGTAGAATTTTGTTAGAACGCCAATATCGATATCCCATTGCTAAAGCCTGCATAGAAATTCCTGCAGGGAAGCTTGAGGCTGGTGAGGGTCATTTACTGTGTGCACAACGCGAGCTAGAGGAAGAGACTGGGTATACCGCAAAAAAGTGGAGCTATATTAGACGAATTCATCCTGTCATCTCATATTCCACTGAATTTATCGATATTTATTTGGCAGAAGGCTTGATTCCTGGCAAAAGTCGATTAGATTCAGAGGAATTTTTAGATGTATTTGCAGCTCCATTGCAGCAGCTACTTCATTGGATCGAGTCAGGCGAGATTACTGACGTTAAAACCACTATTTCAGCATATTGGCTGGATCGCTATAGGCGAGGGTTAATTAAACCCCAGGCTCTTCCCGAGGCGATTTAA